In Acidobacteriota bacterium, the sequence CCGGCGCGGGCCTCTCTACACCGGTTGGAGCGGCGTGCTGCAGCCGGTGGCGGACATCGTCAAGCTGTTCGCCAAGGAGGATGTTACACCGGCCGCCTCCGACAAGTTCATGTTCAACATCTTGCCGCTGGTGGCCCTGGCCTCGGCATGCACTGCAGGCCTCTACCTGCCCGTATGGCACCTGACCGGGTACAATTCGTTCCAGGGCGACCTGATCGTAATGGTCTACCTGCTGGCCATGCCTTCGTTCGTGTTGTTCCTGGCCGGCTGGTTCTCCGTGAGCCCGTTCAGCCTGATCGGCGCCACCCGCGTGCTCACCCAGCTGTTCGCCTACGAGGTGCCGTTCTTCCTGGCCCTGCTGACCCCGGCGGTCGTGGCCGGCAGCTGGAAGATCGCCGATATCGCCAAGTACCCCTGGGCGAGCGGCAACTGGTGGGTGATCCCTCTACAGGTGCTGGCGTTCATTGTCGCCGTGCTGGCGCTGCAGGCCAAGCTGGAACGCGTGCCGTTCGACATCCCCGAGGCCGAGACCGAGGTGGTCGCCGGGCCGCTCACCGAATACAGCGGCAAGAAACTGGCGGTGTTCCGGATCCAGAAAGACATCTCCATGTACGCCGGCTCCGCCCTGATCGCCGCGCTCTTCCTGGGCGGCTTCGGCGGCGGCCTGTACCTGGGCGCGCTCCAGCTGGTGCTCAAAACCCTGCTGGTAGTGGCTCTGCTGAGTGTGATCCGGAGCGCCTGCGCCCGCATCCGCATCGACCAGATCGTGTCCTTCAGCTGGCGTTACCTGGCGCCCATGAGCATTGTCCAATTCCTGATCGTGCTGCTGCTGAAGGGCGGAGGAGTGATCTAGCCATGAAGAAAGTCGGACTGCTGTTGCCTGAAATGATGAGCCACCTGGCCCACAAGCCGGTTACCCGCCTCTATCCGTTCGAGAAGGTGACCGCGCCCGAAGGCTTTCGCGGCACGCCCCGTTTCAAGCCGAACAACTGCATCGGCTGCAAGGCCTGCGTGCGCGACTGTACCGCCGAGGCCATCGAAATCGATGTCCGCAAGATCGATCCGCCCCCCGGCTCCCCCGAGGGGACCAAGCCGACGAAGAAGATGGTCTGCACCATCTACCTGGACCGCTGCGTGCACTGCGCCCGCTGCGTCGAGGTCTGCCCCAAGGACGCCCTGTACATGGACACGGAGTTCGAGGTGGCCAACTTCACCCGCGACGCGCTGAAAATCGTGCAGGAATCGGATTGATGGACCGTCCGGCGGACAGACTGCGCGCCCTGCTCGACGCGGCGCGCCGGGCGGACCGTAAAATTGTCGTTTTGGGTATCGGGAACGAGCTCCTGGGTGACGACGCGGTCGGCGATCGCGTCGCCCGGGAGCTCGCGCCGTATAACGACCACCGTTTTGAGGCCATCCCCGCCGGCAACGCACCCGAAAACGGCGCCTACATGGTCAGTCGGGCCGCCCCTGCTGTGCTGATCATCATCGACGCAGCCGAGCCGGCCGGCGGTGCAGGGGAAGGCGCCGACAGCGCTGCGCCGTGGGATTTCTATCCTGCCGATTCACTCGACACGTTCTGCCACTCCACCCATTCAGTGCCCCTGAGCATGCTCGTGAGCGTCTGGCTGCAGGAGCGGCCGCATCTCGATGTGCGGTTCATTGGCATCGCCATCCGCGACACGACGTTCATGGCATCTCTGTCGCCGCCGGTGGACGCCAGCCGCGCCGAGATCGTGGGAGTGTTCCGGTCGGCGGTGGGAAACAGGGAACAGTGAACGGTGAACAGCAAATAGTCAGGCGATAGGCGTGTTTGGGCTTGGTTGGATTCGAAATTCGTAATCGTGATCGTAATCGGGGCTCGATCCCCGAACCACAATCCCCGAACCCAATCCTTTCGTTCTTGCCCGCGATCGGCGCCTCGAAGCCTGGCGCCTTCCTGTAACCCGTTCGCCTTCGCGGGGGGAGGAGGACGGCTCGGATGCCCGGCGGCCGCAATCCCGGAGTCACGACGGGGCGGCTTACGTGTTGTTTCAGGTGCTCTTGCGGCGCCAGGCCTTGTGGATCATCCAGAAGGTGATGCCGGCGAAGGCGGCCATGAGGACGCGGGCGCCCCAGAGATATGGTTTGTCCGCAGCCGGCTTGCCATCCATCAGCAGCTGGCCCACCGCTTCCTGCCACGTCCAGGTCACGAGCAGCACCAGGATGTAGAGCGGGGTGACGTACTTGAGGATAAATTTGAAGATTCGCGGCACCCGCAGGTCCGCGCCCTGGTGCATGTCGGCCCAGCTGCGCTCGATGCCGAACACCCACGAAAAGAGGACGATCTCGATGGCGGTGAGCACCACCAGGAAGAACGTGCCCGCCCAGAAGTCCAGCTCGTCGAGGAAGCCGTGGCGGAAGAACGCCACCACCAGCAGCGTGCTGGTGACGGCGATCCCCATGACCGTGTTGACGGCGCGCGGGCGGCGCCAGCCGAACTCGTCCTCGAGGAAGGCGACAGCCGGCTGGGCCAGCGCCACCGACGTGGTGATGCCGGCGATGAAAAGCAAGCCGAACCACATCCCGCCGAACAGCTCACCCATCGGGATTTGCTGGAAAATCACCGGCATGGTCTGGAAGCCCAGGTTGTAGGCACCCTCGCCGGCGATGACCTGCGTCTCGGCCAGGCCGAAGAACGCCACGGCCACCGGGATGGCGATGGTGCCGCCCAGCACCACTTCGGCGCATTCGTTTGTCGAAGCCGTGCTCAGCCCGTTCAGGGTGACGTCATCCTGTTCCCGGAGGTACGACGCGTACATGTTGATGGTGCCCTGGCCCAGGCTCAGAGTGAAGAAGATCTGCCCGGCGGCGGCCAGCCAGACCGACGCCTGGCCCAGCCGGCTCAGGTCGGGGTTCCAGATGTAGGCCAGCCCAGTGGCGATACTCCAATCGGGCTGGGCTGGGTCGGGCGCGCCCAGGGTGAGCACCCGCACAGCCAGAGCGATGCCGAACACGAAGAGCAGGGGCATGCCGATTTTTGCCAGCACCTCGATTCCCTTGGAGAT encodes:
- a CDS encoding NADH-quinone oxidoreductase subunit H, translated to MLYVLVFPGFLFQMIYSTYLEWVDRKLYARMQNRRGPLYTGWSGVLQPVADIVKLFAKEDVTPAASDKFMFNILPLVALASACTAGLYLPVWHLTGYNSFQGDLIVMVYLLAMPSFVLFLAGWFSVSPFSLIGATRVLTQLFAYEVPFFLALLTPAVVAGSWKIADIAKYPWASGNWWVIPLQVLAFIVAVLALQAKLERVPFDIPEAETEVVAGPLTEYSGKKLAVFRIQKDISMYAGSALIAALFLGGFGGGLYLGALQLVLKTLLVVALLSVIRSACARIRIDQIVSFSWRYLAPMSIVQFLIVLLLKGGGVI
- a CDS encoding 4Fe-4S binding protein; amino-acid sequence: MKKVGLLLPEMMSHLAHKPVTRLYPFEKVTAPEGFRGTPRFKPNNCIGCKACVRDCTAEAIEIDVRKIDPPPGSPEGTKPTKKMVCTIYLDRCVHCARCVEVCPKDALYMDTEFEVANFTRDALKIVQESD
- a CDS encoding hydrogenase maturation protease, which encodes MDRPADRLRALLDAARRADRKIVVLGIGNELLGDDAVGDRVARELAPYNDHRFEAIPAGNAPENGAYMVSRAAPAVLIIIDAAEPAGGAGEGADSAAPWDFYPADSLDTFCHSTHSVPLSMLVSVWLQERPHLDVRFIGIAIRDTTFMASLSPPVDASRAEIVGVFRSAVGNREQ
- a CDS encoding sodium-dependent transporter, with amino-acid sequence MAQGLTTAGWVFLTLGWGAIIALVVYCFSRVLFGGKRGFAAGDEPGRDRWASRVGLILAMAGNAVGLGNFLRFPVQAAGNGGGAFMIPYFLALLLLGIPMMWVEWTIGRHGGVRGHGTTPGMFAAMWKHPAAKYLGFLGIMTPFTILVYYVFVESWCMAFSWFSLTGRYAGKTDRAAMGEFLRGFQGVEASADFPSILTALGFLALTLIINYFCLYRGISKGIEVLAKIGMPLLFVFGIALAVRVLTLGAPDPAQPDWSIATGLAYIWNPDLSRLGQASVWLAAAGQIFFTLSLGQGTINMYASYLREQDDVTLNGLSTASTNECAEVVLGGTIAIPVAVAFFGLAETQVIAGEGAYNLGFQTMPVIFQQIPMGELFGGMWFGLLFIAGITTSVALAQPAVAFLEDEFGWRRPRAVNTVMGIAVTSTLLVVAFFRHGFLDELDFWAGTFFLVVLTAIEIVLFSWVFGIERSWADMHQGADLRVPRIFKFILKYVTPLYILVLLVTWTWQEAVGQLLMDGKPAADKPYLWGARVLMAAFAGITFWMIHKAWRRKST